Within the Littorina saxatilis isolate snail1 unplaced genomic scaffold, US_GU_Lsax_2.0 scaffold_1726, whole genome shotgun sequence genome, the region GTGCTGCCAACCGCGAGGTAAACGGTATGCACGGGTGGCGACTACACGCTTGTACCACCGAAACTGGCGACTAAATTTAGACGTGCTCCGGAGGTCGTCTAAATGGTTTACACGCCGACTTCAGCGAACAGAATGGCCATTTTCATGGTTTTCCGCCATCAAAGTCGACAAATTTTGCGCCGTAATCCTTTTTAGACAGAACCCAATAGTTGGAAGTGCTGGactaaaaatatttttttttgcgAGATTCACTTCCCTTGTCATATTATTTTAGAACCAACACCGATAAGATTGGCGAAGACATCTTTGATTCGTTTCAGCGCAAAGTAGCACTGACCCATATTTCACTGCTCTCCGTCTCTGCCGAATAGTCGAACTCCCCGTGCGAGGAAGCGGGAGGATGTTATCGAATGACCCTAGCGCATGCGCAAAGGAAGGAATTCCTCGTTATAAAAATAGATTGACTGGTGACCTTGCTTTACACGGCAACTTGAAAGTCGGCGGTCTGGTCGCCACCCGTGCTTACCGACTGAGCGCCTGCGGTAGGTGGCGACTTTCAAGTCATGACTTCGCTGAAGTCGGCGTGTACTTTCGACGTCACTCATACATAACACCCCATATCTCATAAACTGCAAGTACATCTTTTTGAAATTTGATATTATGGATATTTTTGAGGGAATTTTCTCATGGAGGTTTTCTCCGTTTATTGATAGAACAGTTTGATGACATCATTCTTTCTCGTTTGCCataaagttgaggcagcactttcacagttacagttttttgtatcaatttgatcgaaattGTTATCACACATTCGTAGATGTTttccggattatgggattgcatttcagctttgtaccttacatttttgtttttgaaattttcgttcaaaatatgtcatttttttaattttgtaaaaactaatatttgaaacagaaaAGTCATATTGGTGcattccctattgcgtcctgtatctaaaactatacaGTTTTGTTGAAGTTATGCTTAAAAATTAAGAAAACCGTTAAATAACCATTATCTTTATTTATGGAAAAAGACATCAACTTCTgtctattccttatcattttctgattccaaaaatatatagtttcatggtgtttgacgttgaaaatatgcTCAAACTTAATAAATTCGAATCGTTGAATGaaaattatacttccaagctccgtgcagccCATCGGATGATGAAAGCACGTCATTTCAAATGAGGAACACGcacatgacgtcatactgaaaggtggtAAATGATGGCTTCACCTTGCCACGTTTCATTTTAAACATGGTAAAAATGTTAAAGGGTTTTATTTCTCGgattcttaacccaccaggagggagcgaccgggattcgaactcacgacctcccgactAGGAGGCCGATgacttaccaccacgccactgcgcccgtctgttagcattttaaaatctttcctgtcagacagaaagcaaagtacttatctgaaTCAATTAAACTCTTGTTAACAAACAGTAAGGTTTGGAGAACCACAAGGTTCTGTTCTCGGTCCtttactatttttttaaatctatattaatgacctaccattatttgttaaatgtatgtgtgaactatttgcagatgatactacaattcattctagtcacacAGATCTATGGTGAACTAGCAAGAGTCCTCAGagaaaacattgatcgattgCTAAAATTatcagaactaaaccatatggtttggtatggtatggtatggtatggtatggtttggtatggtattgtattgtttggtattgtattgtattgtattgtattgcattatGCATCGATTAAATATTGGATTTTAATCGACATAAGGAAAGAAAATGTGACTAATACCGATCGATTCATcattgttatttgtatttttgaccaaaatatgacattttacacatacCTCAGTTATGTCGGGGGAACACtgtctgtctcgatctgtgttaAATGTCATAGTTTGGTCAACATTACAAATAacgtatcgtattgtattgtactaaACGGTTCTGTACTGTACTGTGCTGTACTGCATTGTATTGTTGTGTATTGCATTGTGTTGTATAGGTAGTCAACTAATACCTACGAAAttcacagttttcaattgcttcgaGCGTCTTTGTTTTTTGAGCAGTACTCTTGATTATGGTATCGTTGTGTTCCTAATGACTCTGCACTTGCCTTTGATATAAGGCTCAATTTGtataactggatcaaacacgCTAGTCGCCAATGAATGAAGTAATTAAGTTTGTTTCGGATTAAGGTACATacccggcacggttggcctagtggtaaggcgtccgccccgtgatagggaggtcgtgggttcgaaccccggccgggtcatacctaagactttaaaattggcaatctagtggctgctccgcctggcgtctggcattatggggttagtgctaggactggttggtccggtgtcagaataatgtgactgggtgagacatgaagcctgtgctgcgacttctgtcttgtgtgtggcgcacgttaaatgtcaaatcagcaccgccctgatatggcccttcgtggtcggctgggcgttaagcaaacaaacaaaacaaaaattaaggTACATACAGCGACTAATTGAAACCTGGCAGTGAGGTGTGTATCACCGCAACAGCTGGGCTTCATCCTTATGTACCCGTCTACGTATGTTAGGTTTTGATTATCTGCCAGAGGAAGTAGATATCAACTAAATATTAATTATGGCGgccatttgcatttcatattttccAAAATATCTACTTCCTCTTGCAGGTAATGAAAACCAAACATACGCAGACGGGTACATAAGGATGTAGACCAACTGTTGCCGTGATaccctcctcactgccaggttccaattagtcGCTATATGTACCTtaatcagaaaaaaacactatcTTCTTTATTCATTCGCGATTATCacgtgtttgatccagttataCAAAGTGAGCCTTAAATCAAAGGCGAGTacagagtctgaggaacacaacggtactaaaatcaagagtactgtTCAAGACACAAAGAcgcacgaagcaattgaaaactgtgactttcgTACGTATTAGTTTACTTAACCTTCCCCTTAAAGgataccccccaccccaccacccaTCCCTCCGGGATCTGACACACAGGACTGACAGCGTATATATTTGCTCAGCTAACAGTTTCGTGTCGACTAATTTGACATCTATTagtgtttattattatttagaagAAAAGGACAATCTCAAAACAGCAGAATTCTGCGCAAAACATCAGGTGCCCAACACGTGATCAAACACATGTATAAACAACGCGGAAACGAAGAGCTAACACATTGCCAAACTTCATCGCGAGGTCTGTAACAAGCCTAGACACGATACAAAgtaatcaacaacaacaacatcttgTCACTAGTCTGTCGGGCTGTAAGCTTTCAGGTTACACATGAAGGAAGGCAAACTCCAAGACCAGTCGCAGCACACGCTCGTacacacccgcacgcacacacacacacatacacacacaaacgcacgcacgcacgcacccacatacacacacacgcacgcacatacacacatacacacacacatacacacacgcacgcacgcacacacacccacacacacacacccgcgcgcatacacacacgtacacagaaatacacacacacacccgcacgcgcgcgcacgcacatacacacactcacgcacacacacacactcacgcacgcacacatgaacTAAACGAACAAAAGAACgaagaaacaaaaacactcttatgtttgtttatttaatccaaacataatcaGCGAAGACTGAAGCAAACATAATCCAGACCCAGTCATCAACATATATTGTAATAACCGGCCTTCAATTCAAGAAATTGAGATTTATACATTCTACATATTCTCCCAATTTTGGATTTTAAAGTCTGAcacgttttgtccaattttgaCAAGTGTTTAATCAAGGTTTATGTTTGGCAGTGCCCATATAAGCACGTTTTATGGCAGCACTGCCAATAATGTTCGCACTCATCACCTCTTACACGACATGCTCGCCGGTCGACCTGGATCACCTCGTTGTCGGGCGTCCTAGGAGAGAAAGAATTGACAATGTTGGGAAATATttctgtcgggtttgtgtgggttgtgaaaaagtgaattctcttgcttttattgagactagctttcccacgtgacatcaTTGTCCAGTCTCCAGAAAGGATGATTTCTCAAACTCGTGGATGAAgagcacgtgtggaaagtttgcctcaataaaagcaagagaaaTCACTCGTTCAcagacccgacagagttatttcctgaGTTCGTCTTTTGGCAGAtgtcaagaaaaaagaaataaaaaatgcTCAGAGGTACTTTCAGTGATTTTGTTATTTGAAGGTATGCAacattttctctgtgtgtgtgtgtgtgtgtgtgtgtgtgtgtgtgtgtgtgtgtgtgtgtgactgggtgactgggtgagacatgaagcttgtgctgcgacttctgtcttgtgtgtggcgcacgttatatgtcaaagcagcaccgccctgatatggcccttcgtggtcggctgggcgttaagcaaacaaacaaacaaacggacaagacagacagacatcttACCCGCTCAAGGCAGGACCTCGCTTTGACATGTCAGGCTCGGTTCTAGCGCGTGCTCCTGTGTACAAAGCAGCAACAATCGAATACAATCACACATGCAGGTTGGAAACACAACAATTAGACTTTGTTGGTGCGTTGTCTTAATCTTAAATTAGCTCCGGACTGGAGTCGAATGGCAGTTGTCTTAAattaacaaccacaacaacaataacacaagaggcgaagccttcaaggctcacgtaagaaatagacaaacagtaacacaaactcaatcactccgtcacacacacacacacacacacacacacacacacacacacacacacacacacacacacacacacagtaagcataggtgacactgtgcaagaaagcgagacactagatctagatctgtctgcatttagcctacttacagggacacgactaagagtaatacccaatattctggactcgcaacgaaatatacaaacaaatgacaatgaacaacgtgtcgacctaatggtcttcaacaggttacaaaaaaaaatgaaaacaacaatacaaatatcaaaacgacttatcagagaagatgatgtcctccaagcgcaaaagaagggggaaagggagataaatcaaaaagaataatgagcaatgaaaaacaagaggcgaagccatcaaggctcacgtaagaaatcgacaaacagtaacacaaactcaatcactccgtcacacatacacacacacatacacacacacacacacacacacacacacacacacacacacacacacacacacacacacacacacacacacacagaaagagcataggtgaaactgtgcaagaaagcgagacactagatctagatctgtctgtctgcatgtctgtagcctacttacatggacacgactgccaactagtctcggcgcgctcaaaataataatgaccgagactttcagtacttccttcgcgtgacgtctaaccctcttacgtcataatgtgacgtcaatgtaatgtgacgtcttcaaatgttagagtttctaccacagacatacacacgcacagacacacgcacgcacgcacgcacagacagacaaagttacgatcgcataggctacacttacgtgagccaatgaaaccaaaacgaaacaaatcagAATAATAACAATTGAAGGGCCTcaagttgaaagagagagagagagagagagagagagagagagtgagagagagagagagagagagagagagagactcagagagagagagagagagagagagagagagagagagagagtctggagtctggagtctggatggtttattgattgggccttgggcccatttcaattcggggtgtacacattttcatcattcatgcttcatgaaaaataatcatgtaatattaatcataataaaataaatcatcatcatcgtaatgacagtcgacatgacgactgtggaaacaggcatttacaacagcaaaacgtttggaaaaggacagtaatgcatcagcacaaaatccagtctctgtcgcacttcactcatgtctctctgtcctctttccgtccatccatccatccatccatccatccatccagccagccatccatccatccatccatccttctatccatctcgtgtccctctgtcctccatccatctaatcaaccgtctgactgtccaaccattcatccgtcatccatctattcatcactccatctatcccttcacatgccctttcacacgcaaatctgcaagcagttatatgcataatcgttgcatctctgatacatagccgcattaacgttttcaaaaaagacaaaactttattactgttttttaagcaatcgacagaaagcagcaaaaatagcatacacataaaacaagatcgtgcaatatctcatattcactgtccccactcactgcgtattttaaacgcgttcatgatgaaggttgcaagtctaagtaatattgatctgtttggtgtcgctagaagtagcgccagtttaaagcttgatgggcggttgtaatattttgcaggtatgtagtactcgcgaataccagcatattttggacatttcaaaacaaagtgaatttcatcttcggtcTCGTTTGCGCAGAATGGACACAAGTAATCTTCAGCAGTTGACGACCGAGTGTGTCGTAATCGATGCACTTTGAGTGGCGAGACACCAAGTCTTAACCTAATCAGGCAGTTTCTTGCTTTGACGTGCTTCAGGTCATTTAAGTATGAAGACATAGATAAGGCTGACTTGAAAGTGCTATAGAAAAGGAATCGTTCTTTACTTTGTACTGTTTCTATCCACTCTTGCTTGTATAATGTGACtagtctgttcttgaattccgttatgaacgcattttcatttccaacgccttgttgaatccaaacttggtcaaagccgtatttgtacagcacatagcaaactgatgacgcccatgttcttttattttgttcgtgtaaataaagcagcattttataagctttttgtggcaatcgatgactaggcattttcaggatgcgcaaccaaaatcgtatggacttaacaaacgtgttgacaaataacgggtgtctgccagtttctccatacacaagtgtgtttggtgttttcatgcttgtgttcagaaacctcttaaaggcacagtaagcctcccgtaaaccatcacagagctccccgagcgtctaaatacagtacaagcatacttccatttgaacgctcaccgaacgggaacatcctggctgctttctgtcgagcgtgagacattttcaaagaatttattttcgtagacttgttccgttaacaacaacggcgcctcgtttttgcgctagacctaacttttaaaatctaaataataaattgacagcttgttacacaaacattctttaatcataaaagaattcgtttttcatcaagacaagatcagaacaattcgaagttgtgaaagtttaaaaaaagaaaagcccggaagcagggtcacgcaagggtcgtagcagacgacggccggtttatcagtgcaaatcgccgttcctctcaacagtcaaaagccatcgctagagttcttgtgaaccacagccgttgtttcgtgcataaaaaaaacgtgctattgtagataagctcacgtcgagtcgcattcaaatgactaactatgacgactgcattgtgaaaagggaaaactggatcacacgggttcacgatggctcaggggtaagataaaccacgcaaaaataaattctttgaaaattgttcgctctttacggagggcacctaggatgttctcaattggtgagtgtttaaatgaaatggtgtttgtactgtgtgtaaaagcctgaccgtatctgtgatggtttacgggaggcttactctgcctttaagggcaaacagatgcaccttttcgataggtgaatggtctgcatcaaggccccagacttctgccgcataattgagcatgggctggatctgggagtcgaatagtttatagaatatgtttggtgatctttctcCTAGAGTCCACAGTACCTTAAAAATACCAATCACACCCTTTCTTGCACGCAGCGCTAAATCGTTCAGCGTGTGAGAAAATGTCAACCTTGTAGAAAAGTAAATTCCTAAGTATTTATACATGTTCACAGTTTCCATTTCGATATTGCCATACATCCATTTTTCAATCGCTGCAATGtgaccaccatttctgaagaTAACTATGTTAGATTTTTCTAAATTAACAGTCAAGCCAAGATTACAAGCAGTTTGGTATAGCACGTTTATCTGGTTCTGTAACCCACACACAGTGTCGGAAATCAAAATAACGTCATCTGCGAACATGAGAATCAATATCTCAATAAAATCTGGGATAAGTTGTATACCGTGTCGTCCTTTTCGCTTGATTTCGTCCGCCAATTCGTTAATGAAAAGTGAGAACAAAATTGGACTATTTATTTCTCCCTGCTTCAGGCCTCTCGGACACATGAAAAGGTCAGTGACCTCTGCTCCTGCCCTAACTTTTGCTTTAACAACGTTGTACATACTAAGTATGGCTTGGTACATTTTACCTTTTATTCCTTTGCTTTGCAACACCTTCCACAGCTTTGTACGGTCTACTGAGTCGAAGGCCTTCTTGaagtcaataaaagcaacgtatagttttttgtgtgacagtaacTGTCTTTGTACCATAGCAAATAGAGTAAAAATATGATCGGTCGTACTGTACTTTTTACGAAAGCCAGCTTGACTTTCATTTAATAGGTTGTTGGATTCTACCCAACTTGTTAGTCTTTTGTTTATGATAAAGCTGTATAGTTTGCTGCAAATATTAAGTAATGATATGCCTCTATAATTGTCTGGATTGTTAATATCCCCTTTTTTATGAAGAGGGTGAATGATGGATTCAGACCAGTCTTCAGGATATGAACCTGATGTAAACAGTTTGTTGAAGAACCGGGCTAGGAATGGTACAACATGAAAAGCTGAATTTTTGAAAAGCTCACTAATAACACCATCTGGTCCTGCAGCTTTACCATTTTTTAATGCTCGTATGGCTTCGTAAACCTCTGTTTCTGTTATGTCATATTCCAGCATCTGGGTAGTCTCTAGTTCATTTTCATCTACTACCTCTTGTGCTTCGTCAACAGTAGTATTGTTTGCGTCCGTTTCTGTGAATGTGTTGAATACATTGTAAAAGTGTTCATACCATTGTTCAGTTTCTATTGTGTTAGCATTAGTTGTTTTCCTTGATAAAGACCTTATGGTTCTCCAGAATGTTTTAGGATCTTTGCCACTTTTTTGCAACAGTTCAATTGTTGCTTGTCTGTGGgcaacttttttgcatctgttaAGTTCGTTGTACtcatttctgttttgtgtgtacacaagTTTGTCTAAATTACCGTTGTGGACATTTCGTAAGTCATGTCTTACAGCTTGCCTCTTCTCTTTGCATTCAAAATCAAACCATGCCTGTTTACGTTCTTTTCCTATTGTTATACTTTTTTTCATGCATTCGCCAGCTATAAGCAGTCCTTCTGTAAACTTTCTAATCGAGGCATTTACATCCATGTCTACTTTGCTTTCTGCTTCAATAAAACAGTGTTTTACCTCTTCAGAAATTACACATGCCATAAATTCTTCCCTTTTATCTGGGCACCAAACGAGTTTGTCAATTCTATACGTCCCTGGTTGTTTTCTATCCAACTCATGTATTTCACTTTGTATTTGAATGTAGCACTCGACAGGCATATGTTTTGACTCAATTTTTTCCGCTACGTGCACTCTGATGTGCAAATCAAGGAGGAGTCTGGAGACAATAATATAGTCAATCACACTACAACCCGAGGTGGATATATATGTGAAATTCCCACGCTCGTCACCCTGGCCACCGTTCAAAATTTTCAGATCGAACTGTTCGCAGACACTGAGTAAACATTTACCATATTCGTTCAGTTCTTTGTCTTTTGAGTTCCGTTTCACACAGTCTTTTTCTACGTAATCCTCGTGTATCGAAAAAATGTCGAGATTCTCATCGAGAAGTGTTTTGTGCACCGCATTTCTCGAACTTGTTCTGGCATTTAAATCACCAATTAATATAAAAGGGAGGTCACCACAGTCTTGTATAATATCCATCATGCAATGTTCAATGACAGCTATGCCATTCGAAATGTCCGTTTCTCTGTAATACACAGAATTGATTGGGGGCACGTACACACCCAATAAGATCACGTCCTGGTCTGTGGCCAAGAGACTCTTCGACAACTTTAGAATTATCATGTTGTCGTATTCTGTTTCTATTCTAGTCACAAAGCGGGACAGTTCTTTTCTGACAAGCAGAGCAGTTCCTCCGGAAAGGCGTGCAGTTACACTATCTGACAGTTTTATGCCTGGGGATACAAATACTTCATGAGTCGGGAATATCAAAGTCGGAAAAGTTATTGAAAAAGTTTCCACGAGTAGCACAAAATCAAATGTTGATAGATATGAACCTATATCTGGATCATAGAGGCGTTTTAGACCTTCAAGATTATACGTCAAGAAACTTACGGTTTTAGTCGAATGGAGTTGATTAACAGGGGCCCGGCCGACATCCTATCTAGCGCCTTCGCCTTCGTCTGTGACCCTATTGGTAACCGTGGGTACTGGCGTCGTGCTGTGGACCCCACAGTCAGCAAGAGTCATCTGGCGCTTGTCCATTCCCTCCCTCACAGTCTGAGCTCGTGCTCGAGTGAGGGGGCGCTTGTCAGGCACCTCGGCGATGACGTCGTTCTCCTCTGCATTGTGTTGTGTCGCGGGTGACACCTCTGTTGCTTGTGCAGTGGTGTCCGTGGCGCCTTGTATGGAGAGCTCTAAAGCTCGCAGGTTTCCCTCCTGTACGTCGTCAGACTCGTCTCCACTAGTCTCCACCAGGGCTGCTGATCTGGACGGATCTCCTGTTTCCACTGTATCCCCGTTGACCTCCTCAGTTGGCCCCACACCAGCCGGCATCTCTAGGCTGTGCGTTGAAGCGTCGTCTGGGTTGACCTTGGTCTCCTGCTGTTGGGCCGCTGCCTGGTGTGTGTTGTCGGTACCTTTACTGGTAGCTGGCGCGTTCCCTGGCTGACTGTCTTCGTCTGGGCTGCTGTATGTCTTTCTAGCTGTGGTCTCGTCTTCCATCTGGTAGTCTCGAGGTGCTGTAGTTCGTAGGTCGGCCTTTCCTGTCTCTGGGTACCGTGTATTCTCGCGTGATGCTGCGGAGTAAGTCTTTGAGTTGGGGGCGCTTTGTGGGATCCTCCATGCCTCGGGCTCTTGGCGATGCGAGTAGGCGTCCCAATCTTGGTAAGAGCTCCTGTCATACCAATCGTGGTTCCAGTCGTTGGTGTTGTAAGGGTCTGCATTGTACTGGTGGCTGTGGGAGTCCCCAAACATTCCGCTTTGATAGCGCTGCTGTGTTGAGTACTGTGTCGGCACTGCATCTGTATCATAGCGATTCGTGTGTTCATCCGACTCTTGGTAGGATCTCCTGTCATACCATGCTTGGTTAGTGTTCTTGTGATTGTAGTCCTCAGCTGTGTTGTGGCGGTTGTAAGAGTCCCTGCGGGATCTGCTATGTGAGCGCTGACCTGTAGTTTGTCTCCACTGCTGACCGCCCTCGCTGTCTCTGTTGTAGTCGTTTCGTGAGCTGTGCTGCTGCTCGTGTAGATTTCGTCTCCCTCTCCCAAAGGATGAACTCCGGTTGTAATGCCGCTGTTGTAGTGGGCCATCTACAACGAGTTTGTTGCCCCTGTAGTAAGCTTTCAGCCCTCTGTCACGATGCTCCTGGATGATGTTCTGTTGTCTGGTAGTGAGGTCAGCTGCTACAGTGATGTTCTTCCTTCTAAGCGCTTCTCTGCCTGTTGTGAGCACTTCTAATTTGTCGGACCATCTTGCAAATCTTGCAATCATTGGTTGTGGCCTTGCTGGGTTGCTGTCGTGCTTTTTGTTTCCAAGGCGATGGGCACGCACGATGTCTGTCCTGTCCCAATGTTTTTCTGGAACAGTATCTCTTAAAACGTCCAGCACCTTGGTGACGCACGTATAGTAGTCTTCGTCTGCGGACTGTGCTATGTTGAAAAACTTCAGATTGTCACGTCTAGAAAAGGCTTCTAGCTTGTCTATCTTGTCGTCTAGTTCTGCAGCGGTTTGATTAAGTCTCTCTTCAAGGGTTGTAACT harbors:
- the LOC138957843 gene encoding uncharacterized protein is translated as MKVPNLSARMACGGFYWTFLSYMSQRSKKSKEKAAQKHSLHVDWPVSSVRTTMLTTLFIVVAVCDSTDYNSLTVSPCVDSLRRSWLELAVILSMKRNATQSSKEHARYKLCISPQQASMLTLPLLTMSAFVFIAGYLLSCGDVEANPGPARSGEERNTYLRYLANHNNYPAVSGGADPYPWVVPASVPASTPSYYGGVQQHNLHQHSAVEGGPLDLATMQRLFDTQERKFQSLNSELMTKMDSSFSDVRKQIQSIQSKADDLEQNYFSMLQETRDTHAAVTTLEERLNQTAAELDDKIDKLEAFSRRDNLKFFNIAQSADEDYYTCVTKVLDVLRDTVPEKHWDRTDIVRAHRLGNKKHDSNPARPQPMIARFARWSDKLEVLTTGREALRRKNITVAADLTTRQQNIIQEHRDRGLKAYYRGNKLVVDGPLQQRHYNRSSSFGRGRRNLHEQQHSSRNDYNRDSEGGQQWRQTTGQRSHSRSRRDSYNRHNTAEDYNHKNTNQAWYDRRSYQESDEHTNRYDTDAVPTQYSTQQRYQSGMFGDSHSHQYNADPYNTNDWNHDWYDRSSYQDWDAYSHRQEPEAWRIPQSAPNSKTYSAASRENTRYPETGKADLRTTAPRDYQMEDETTARKTYSSPDEDSQPGNAPATSKGTDNTHQAAAQQQETKVNPDDASTHSLEMPAGVGPTEEVNGDTVETGDPSRSAALVETSGDESDDVQEGNLRALELSIQGATDTTAQATEVSPATQHNAEENDVIAEVPDKRPLTRARAQTVREGMDKRQMTLADCGVHSTTPVPTVTNRVTDEGEGAR